A part of Carettochelys insculpta isolate YL-2023 chromosome 1, ASM3395843v1, whole genome shotgun sequence genomic DNA contains:
- the LOC142007639 gene encoding olfactory receptor 52D1-like: MAVLNFTPYDPSLFFLTGIPGLETAHIWISIPFSLCYVIGLLGNFTVLFVVGKEQTLHKPMYLLLCMLALIEISISTCVVPKALCIFWFNLKVISVSGCLTQMFVHHTCSMMHSAVLVIMAFDRYVAICDPLRYATILTSTQIAKLGLVGLIRAVLFILPLPLLLSRQPFCANRFIPHTFCDHMAVAKMSCAEITVNKTYGLVVAFVIMGLDLMLIVISYGLILRAVLRISSKKAHQKALNTCTSHLFVMLVSYPTGLFSTLLHRFGQGIAPPVHIILANLYFLFPPMLNPIVYGVNNKELREKVSKYTRRMCLTEEADLKAV, encoded by the coding sequence ATGGCAGTGCTCAACTTCACACCCTATGATCCTTCATTGTTCTTCCTAACTGGGATCCCTGGCCTGGAGACGGCTcacatctggatttccatccctttctctcTGTGCTACGTTATCGGCCTGCTGGGAAATTTCACTGTTCTCTTTGTTGTAGGCAaagagcagaccctgcacaagccgATGTACCTGTTGCTCTGCATGCTGGCGCTCATAGAAATCAGCATATCTACCTGTGTTGTGCCGAAGGCACTCTGTATATTTTGGTTTAATTTGAAAGTCATTAGTGTGAgtggctgcctcacccagatgttcgTTCATCACACGTGTTCTATGATGCACTCTGCCGTTCTTGTGATAATGGCCTTTGATCGGTACGTTGCCATATGTGACCCTCTGAGATATGCCACCATCCTCACCTCCACACAAATAGCGAAGCTAGGACTTGTAGGTTTGATAAGAGCTGTTCTCTTCATTCTGCCcctacccctgctcctgagcaggcaGCCATTCTGTGCCAACCGCTTTATCCCTCATACCTTTTGTGACCACATGGCGGTGGCAAAGATGTCATGTGCGGAGATCACAGTGAACAAGACTTATGGCTTGGTGGTAGCTTTTGTTATCATGGGGTTAGATCTCATGCTCATTGTCATTTCTTATGGTTTAATCCTCAGGGCCGTCCTTAGAATCTCTTCCAAGAAAGCTCACCAGaaagccctcaacacctgcacatCCCACCTCTTTGTGATGCTGGTGTCTTACCCTACCGGCCTCTTTTCCACTCTGTTACACAGGTTTGGTCAGGGGATTGCTCCCCCTGTGCACATTATCTTAGCCAATCTCTATTTCCTCTTTCCCCCCATGCTCAACCCTATTGTGTATGGGGTCAATAACAAAGAGCTTCGTGAGAAAGTGAGCAAATACACCAGGAGGATGTGCCTGACTGAGGAAGCTGACCTCAAAGCTGTGTGA